The Elaeis guineensis isolate ETL-2024a chromosome 13, EG11, whole genome shotgun sequence genome includes a region encoding these proteins:
- the LOC109506522 gene encoding receptor kinase-like protein Xa21 gives MGLIFFFLWSSSCLLVPSGVDARGAIPFGNKTDYLSLLAFKHQIIHDPSKALASWNDTIHFCSWVGVACSRKHQQRVVALNLSSCGLEGSLSPSIGNLTFLHRLDLGNNGFIGEITPELGRLRRLQHLNLSFNSFQGVIPGNLTYCFELLILDLSSNQLKGKIPVDIASLTKLGELDLFNNSLTGFIPPSIGNLSSLTILQLYVNHLHGSIPEEISQLTSLEYLQVSVNNLTGTIPGRLYNMSTLIKFAVASNDLQGNIPPDIGVTLSNLQGLLLDGNQFDGPIPPTLANASGLHKIGLSMNNFSGRVPLELGRLAGLRYINLEHNHVEAKNAREWEFLDSLTNCSQLEVLSLEKNMLGGVLPNSVANLSSHLQHLFMGGNQISGRIPHGIGSLANLNILALDDNHLTGTIPESIGMLSRVELLNLAGNMFKGQIPFSLGNLTLLIRLQLVQNNLQGPIPPSLGNLQYLLHLDLSRNHLSGTIPKEIVSLTSLSIYLDISNNSLVGSLPPEVGRLKNLPTLDISRNMLSGSIPSTLGDCEILEYLHLENNLFEGKIPQSFRNIKGLQVLDLSQNNLAGPIPAFLKDLSQLKNMNLSFNNLEGEVPVNGVFKNATQVSVKGNIGLCGGVPELHLPACPGRSYKKRQWPLLLKILIPVAGAVLCMSLLFSFFILRQKQKLRNNTPIVPPLEDQFPRVSYTELVRATDGFSSTNLIGRGGYGSVYKGILGPQQTIVAVKVFDLRYQGASKSFLAECEVLRSTCHRNLVKIMTSCSMVDFRGNNFKALIFEFIPNGSLEKWLHPVLDEHHRSEGLRLLQRLNIAIDVAGAIDYLHNNCQPSIVHCDLKPGNVLLDNEMVARVADFGLARFMSKATPSSLTDKSSSIRIRGILGYIALEYGAGGQVSTSGDVYSYGILLLEMLTGKRPIDDMFKDGLSLRKFVEIAFLDRIIMVMDPLMPLAEEEKMPTLEVEFIRRPDEAYVEVSCFRISASQSAQPSGQGGALAQEVASERQKMVEHYSRPPIWTQHMVPNALANIRAETSPQAIKQLRLERSSINLETILVGLSVLLYFTAKQLIRESRLLFVYLEHKDYHALKGP, from the exons ATGGGgttgatcttcttcttcctctggtCCTCCTCATGCTTGTTGGTGCCATCCGGGGTTGATGCCAGGGGAGCTATTCCATTCGGAAACAAGACCGACTATCTATCACTGCTTGCCTTCAAACATCAAATAATTCATGATCCGTCGAAAGCTCTAGCCTCCTGGAACGACACCATCCATTTCTGCAGTTGGGTGGGCGTCGCATGCAGCAGGAAGCACCAGCAGAGGGTCGTCGCCTTGAACCTCAGCTCTTGCGGATTGGAgggctctctctctccctccattGGAAACCTCACCTTCCTTCATCGACTCGACCTCGGAAACAATGGTTTCATCGGCGAGATTACACCGGAGTTGGGCCGTTTGCGCCGGCTGCAACATCTCAACCTGAGTTTCAATTCATTCCAAGGGGTAATCCCTGGGAACCTGACCTACTGCTTTGAGCTACTAATACTTGATTTGTCGAGCAACCAGCTTAAGGGAAAGATTCCAGTGGACATTGCCTCCCTTACAAAGCTTGGTGAGCTGGACCTTTTCAACAACAGCCTTACTGGATTCATTCCACCATCAATCGGTAACCTGTCATCGCTCACAATACTCCAACTCTATGTCAATCATCTGCATGGCAGCATTCCGGAGGAGATTAGCCAACTTACAAGCCTAGAATATCTGCAAGTGTCTGTCAATAATCTGACAGGTACAATCCCCGGCCGGCTTTACAACATGTCAACATTGATTAAGTTCGCAGTGGCGTCCAATGATCTGCAAGGGAACATTCCACCTGACATTGGCGTCACCCTTTCTAATCTTCAGGGCCTTCTACTGGATGGTAACCAATTTGATGGACCCATTCCTCCTACACTAGCAAATGCCTCGGGACTTCACAAAATTGGCTTGTCAATGAACAACTTTAGTGGAAGGGTGCCGTTGGAGCTTGGAAGACTAGCAGGCCTACGATATATTAATCTAGAACATAATCACGTCGAGGCAAAGAATGCTAGGGAGTGGGAATTCCTTGACTCCTTGACTAACTGCAGCCAATTAGAGGTGCTGTCATTGGAAAAAAATATGCTAGGAGGCGTGTTGCCCAACTCAGTAGCCAACCTCTCTTCCCATCTCCAACACTTGTTTATGGGAGGAAATCAAATCTCAGGGAGAATTCCCCATGGAATTGGAAGCCTAGCCAACCTGAATATACTCGCTTTGGATGATAACCATCTCACTGGTACTATTCCAGAAAGTATCGGGATGCTTTCGAGGGTAGAGCTTCTAAACTTGGCTGGTAACATGTTTAAAGGACAGATCCCATTCTCTCTAGGCAATCTCACTCTATTGATTAGACTCCAACTGGTACAGAATAACCTGCAAGGCCCGATACCTCCAAGCCTTGGAAACCTCCAGTACCTGTTACATTTGGACCTTTCTCGCAATCATCTCAGTGGAACCATACCCAAAGAAATCGTAAGCCTTACTTCCCTATCCATTTATCTTGATATATCCAATAATTCATTGGTTGGTTCTCTCCCTCCAGAGGTCGGGAGATTGAAGAATCTGCCAACACTAGATATTTCTAGAAACATGCTATCTGGTAGCATTCCCAGCACGCTTGGTGATTGTGAGATATTGGAGTACTTACATCTGGAGAACAATTTATTTGAAGGGAAAATTCCTCAATCCTTCAGAAACATAAAGGGCCTTCAAGTACTAGATCTCTCACAAAACAATTTAGCAGGTCCTATTCCAGCGTTTCTCAAAGACTTGAGTCAATTGAAAAACATGAACTTGTCTTTCAATAATCTCGAAGGGGAAGTGCCGGTAAACGGGGTCTTCAAAAATGCAACTCAAGTTTCAGTCAAAGGAAATATTGGACTCTGTGGGGGTGTTCCAGAATTGCACTTGCCCGCATGCCCAGGAAGATCATACAAAAAGAGACAATGGCCTCTACTGTTGAAAATATTGATTCCGGTAGCTGGTGCAGTTTTGTGTATGAGCCTTCTATTCTCCTTTTTCATCCTTCGGCAGAAACAAAAGTTGAGAAATAATACTCCCATTGTACCTCCATTGGAAGACCAATTCCCCAGAGTGTCTTACACTGAACTGGTTAGAGCAACTGATGGATTCTCGTCGACCAATCTGATTGGCAGAGGAGGGTATGGTTCGGTCTACAAAGGCATCTTGGGTCCTCAGCAAACTATTGTTGCTGTGAAAGTTTTCGACCTTCGATACCAAGGGGCTTCGAAGAGCTTTCTAGCTGAATGTGAGGTGCTGAGAAGCACTTGCCATCGTAATCTTGTCAAGATCATGACTTCCTGCTCAATGGTTGATTTCAGAGGCAATAATTTCAAAGCTCTGATTTTTGAGTTCATTCCTAATGGAAGTCTAGAGAAATGGCTACATCCAGTGTTAGATGAGCATCATCGTTCAGAAGGTCTTAGACTCCTTCAAAGATTAAACATAGCTATCGATGTAGCTGGGGCAATAGACTACCTTCATAATAATTGTCAGCCATCTATTGTTCATTGTGATCTAAAGCCTGGTAATGTACTGCTTGATAATGAGATGGTTGCCCGTGTGGCAGATTTTGGTCTAGCAAGGTTCATGTCCAAAGCTACACCTAGCTCCTTAACAGACAAGAGTAGCTCAATCCGGATAAGAGGAATCCTCGGATATATTGCTCTAG AATATGGCGCAGGTGGTCAGGTGTCCACTTCTGGTGACGTTTATAGCTATGGAATCCTTCTCTTAGAAATGCTTACCGGAAAGAGACCTATTGATGATATGTTCAAAGATGGCCTAAGCCTTCGAAAGTTTGtcgagatagcttttcttgatagAATCATCATGGTTATGGATCCTCTAATGCCGCTTGCAGAGGAAGAGA AGATGCCTACCTTGGAagtagagttcattagaagaccaGATGAAGCTTATGTGGAAG TTAGCTGCTTCAGAATTTCGGCATCTCAAAGTGCTCAACCTTCAGGTCAAGGTGGAGCATTAGCTCAG GAGGTAGCTTCGGAAAGACAAAAAATGGTTGAACATTATAGCCGTCCTCCTATTTGGACACAACACATGGTTCCTAATGCATTAGCCAACATAAGAGCAGAGACATCACCACAAGCAATTAAACAGCTAAGGTTGGAGCGATCGAGCATTAATTTGGAGACCATTCTGGTAGGTCTGAGTGTGCTCCTATATTTCACGGCAAAGCAACTAATACGGGAAAGTAGACTTTTGTTTGTATACTTGGAACACAAGGATTACCATGCATTGAAGGGACCATAA